In Ostrea edulis chromosome 10, xbOstEdul1.1, whole genome shotgun sequence, one genomic interval encodes:
- the LOC125665778 gene encoding mediator of RNA polymerase II transcription subunit 1-like yields the protein MAASSRISLNYMENGDISSGVLSSKQNELQKKMEKLHRCYMKGKEWKESIKVVQQSLSRDKKMMMEDKESGTIRSCVDRLQSCVKVVSQQTLLERLETSARQVGLMFSPPVGSEKSAIISSEMFRIEIIFDPGGLVKDARVSHQGEPTSCDEILEVLRQGSFEEFIVHMKGLQNIYDVPGDRKQKSKCFLALQALEADLNGLAQLQSSIKGVSNCIHKSPLGILLPRKGGYSMKLVYHVSPYDLLDKKSRSPHPLTVEAITEHGLGQSVTICIEPHTHRRLQSIPLMSVIQQDGKSLPSFQALSQVNSTSLPACFTLVLAKPIPVAASVIQAIQEVTDIDVITEGKCDTLLNLVLSQSSRGKLSPDSEFFVTLPDQQHVYYLRDVGESSLHQMARMVSRVPFTHPTNVANILNQLRQQLLYNTVVSSCIRPYAKQDLLSSVVFEVVCTSLQHFTIMFEHPLQDTMVTAEVDLSDITGVKFKVSIGDDGEDLLSDDAASKIFQRCMSIPVTLRSVIHKVSEQLRREPSPEPVEVFMDIDQPSFMMPADVTFATPYLPPSLESKNLSHPGNIGILNAKIPPGFGGFSVPNPAQGGTMLPPPVVDESKRGDPDVPSSNPLLVTLLDQDSPDPEPPAVHESPMLSKLLEDAPVSSRASTINNNNNNVAALASSVPVPLKSGRGRPPKRKSLTEPPKGKSPKQRFTDSELQSHSFDSVSSFDSDFQSMESSRSHHVSLSSPIDLTDDSLNPLKRLENTLDSIQGKQSHLPNDSLADLTSELDPMQDIHMFNQTNSVPKNMAKSTSLEGILNRSGEVSRTKDLHTCKPHHLQDSNDMPNNQARKTLVRQNSVGRSTQFQNQMSIDSNDSFKAGSNLSFSHSTSFTQGNTSDSDISDRTSLYSSKSFDISDSFNISPRSSSSLSHLEMGETSEIKPELKIVHKDLRSLLLGSPHENSVHQSKELKIKNIKGKMRMKLSGIKNSDLLGMNNKKSSAEAYDFNSDEEDSNDLRMISSSPGLHLFNKSKNTKHYLNKYGKTDKLKKKEVKNAEPGKRKRDKKEKEHKKRKRLESNSRVTSCEMYSATPVESEDKTSTKLKIIKSIGHSMENSPRSSPSSRDKGEGMKKYEGKSNLISQKSVKNSHKSLSMSSVNVSKEDSKLMTKTPKIKLKPIAIPTSSSVSSAKTPTPTSGSSTPTSTTIGRIGAVSILTSGNSKTGTLTPPPGKVSNPISAKTPPSIVGSSKTFPSNKNVSSTSQKAATVERKLSQSSRSSFGMSKSSNGKYSSDRKSNSPSLSGSKSGLNSSKSLNSSSKGQSSTSFGKNSTNPLNSVLSFLNPKDKGLSSLPRIPKISSASTSNVNNTKTTVSMTTIAVTTTSTMATSVAGMSKTTTVNSHTATKVSVSNQYQGGMNNSPNTPGTPKTPTNGSFSSNTKSNVNVTAGAKGNILGGNSPTVRGSQLGNRSPSINNSSNNKSPSSTTGKSPLSHTNKPGNVNRQNFNSNPPKTPVGSGTSHPLKTPPSSGHGGSPNINKLSSNTSTNNMSRPNPQVSPSNYTTKSASGQSISATNLSRNSSSPGVSQSPTSKALNNVTKAHELSVSVLASSKVTSPLTVSLDTPPKTTTSSMVSPTAACPSSNSKIRPRKSSLSAVIDKLTNAKVPHGLGGETGRHNSVDESEQTKQKGESPSASLDRSNSNSEKPVSDLKHADSSDKNVPTKDVVSGIDKNKDYKIVDNSRNLFASLLKSASENFSSRHDKDDKENVVKSEVSKSMDVNEDTESKKDLSMQMLSKKSPKMSPKVNGETSSTADSARNKGEGEVFKVPTPKSVVTIDENDCEDIENISVRRKARISTTKPVLSPASSGGSPENLIIDCQSPRQNISKNNSPKCVLDLSEENKKLSPVTVVSLRQKTHTPSPKPKPSPNPSPKPVQHSSPAGSLEIDDDLMNEAIMGFTS from the exons ACAAGGAAGTTTTGAGGAATTTATTGTACACATGAAGGGGCTGCAGAATATTTATGATGTACCAGGAGACAG GAAGCAGAAATCCAAGTGTTTCCTGGCACTGCAGGCCCTGGAGGCTGATCTCAATGGGTTGGCCCAGCTGCAGAG TTCCATCAAAGGTGTCTCAAATTGTATTCACAAATCTCCACTTGGTATTCTCCTGCCAAGGAAAGGAG GCTATTCAATGAAGCTTGTGTATCATGTGTCGCCGTACGATTTACTTGACAAAAAGAGCAGATCTCCACATCCTTTAACTGTAGAAG CCATAACGGAGCATGGTTTGGGACAGAGTGTTACTATATGTATAGAGCCACACACACATCGACGCTTACAGAGTATACCACTGATGTCTGTCATTCAGCAGGATGGCAAAAG CTTGCCATCTTTCCAAGCCTTATCTCAGGTCAACAGCACATCGCTGCCTGCTTGTTTTACCCTGGTACTGGCAAAACCAATTCCAGTGGCTGCATCAGTGATTCAAGCCATTCAAGAAGTTACAG ATATTGATGTGATAACCGAGGGAAAGTGTGATACGTTACTTAATCTAGTGCTCAGTCAGTCTTCTAGAGGTAAACTCAGTCCAGACTCGGAATTCTTTGTG ACCCTGCCTGACCAACAACATGTGTATTATCTGAGGGATGTTGGAGAAAGCTCTCTTCACCAGATGGCCAGAATGGTCAGCCGAGTACCCTTCACGCACCCTACAAATGTTGCTAACATTCTGAACCAGCTTCGCCAGCAGCTGCTTTATAATACTGTAGTCAGCAGTTGTATACGGCCCTACGCAAAGCAAG ATCTGCTGTCGTCTGTGGTGTTTGAGGTAGTGTGCACATCTCTACAACATTTTACCATCATGTTTGAACATCCACTGCAGGACACGATGGTTACCG CTGAGGTTGACCTTAGTGACATCACTGgggtcaagttcaaggtcagTATAGGTGATGATGGAGAGGATTTACTATCAGATGATGCAGCTTCTAAAATCTTCCAGAG gTGCATGTCTATCCCAGTAACTCTGAGATCGGTTATCCACAAAGTTTCAGAACAACTACGCAGAGAGCCCTCCCCGGAACCTGTTGAAGTTTTCATGGATATTGACCAGCCCTCATTTATGATGCCTGCGGACGTTACATTTGCCACACCTTATCTTCCTCCTTCATTGGAGAGTAAAAACTTGTCTCATCCTGGCAACATAGGAATACTGAATGCAAAGATACCGCCAGGATTTGGAGGATTCTCTGTTCCGAATCCAGCTCAAGGAGGGACCATGTTGCCACCACCCGTAGTGGATGAATCCAAGAGAGGTGACCCAGACGTACCCAGCAGTAATCCGCTGTTAGTGACATTGTTAGATCAGGATTCTCCTGATCCCGAACCTCCCGCAGTTCATGAGAGCCCAATGCTGTCCAAATTGCTGGAGGATGCACCTGTGAGTTCTCGTGCAAGTACtattaataataacaataataatgtgGCTGCTCTCGCATCTAGTGTCCCAGTACCACTTAAAAGTGGGCGTGGTCGACCACCAAAGAGGAAGTCGTTGACAGAACCTCCCAAAGGGAAGAGTCCGAAACAAAGGTTCACAGACAGTGAACTACAGAGTCATTCATTTGATTCTGTAAGTTCTTTTGATTCAGACTTTCAGAGCATGGAGTCTTCTCGTTCACATCATGTTTCTCTGTCGTCGCCCATCGATCTGACAGATGATTCATTGAATCCGCTGAAGAGGTTAGAAAACACATTAGATAGTATCCAGGGAAAGCAGAGCCATCTCCCAAACGACTCATTGGCCGATTTAACCAGTGAACTCGATCCCATGCAGGATATTCATATGTTCAATCAAACGAATTCCGTGCCAAAAAACATGGCAAAGTCTACCTCTCTTGAGGGTATCCTCAACAGGTCGGGGGAGGTGTCAAGGACAAAGgacctacatacatgtaaacctCATCACCTTCAGGACAGCAACGATATGCCAAATAACCAG GCACGGAAGACATTGGTACGACAGAATTCAGTGGGTAGAAGTACACAGTTTCAAAACCAAATGTCTATAGACTCTAACGACAGTTTTAAAGCAGGCAGCAATTTATCGTTCTCTCATTCAACCAGTTTCACACAGGGAAACACAAGTGATAGTGACATTTCTGACAGGACATCTTTATATTCTAGTAAGTCATTTGATATATCGGATTCTTTTAACATCAGTCCAAGGAGTAGTTCTTCCCTATCTCATCTCGAAATGGGAGAAACTTCAGAGATTAAACCAGAGCTGAAAATTGTGCACAAGGACTTGCGATCATTGTTACTTGGTTCACCCCATGAAAACAGTGTTCATCAGAGCAAGGAGTTAAAAATCAAGAATATCAAGGGAAAGATGCGAATGAAACTGTCGGGGATAAAAAATTCAGATTTGTTAGGAATGAATAACAAGAAATCTAGTGCTGAGGCTTATGACTTCAACAGTGATGAAGAAGATAGCAATGATCTACGAATGATTTCCTCTTCTCctggattacatttatttaacaaatcaaaaaacacaaaacactatttaaacaaatatggaaaaactgacaagttaaaaaaaaaggaGGTGAAAAATGCAGAACCTGGGAAACGGAAACGAGACAAAAAAGAGAAAGAGCATAAGAAAAGGAAGCGTCTAGAGAGTAACAGTCGAGTCACATCTTGTGAAATGTATAGTGCTACCCCTGTAGAGAGTGAAGATAAAACATCGACAAAGCTCAAGATTATCAAGTCTATAGGACATTCTATGGAGAACAGCCCCAGATCCTCACCTTCAAGCAGAGATAAGGGGGAAGGAATGAAGAAATATGAAGGCAAATCAAACTTGATCAGTCAAAAGTCAGTGAAAAATTCCCACAAGTCTTTGTCTATGTCCAGTGTTAATGTCAGTAAAGAGGACTCAAAACTAATGACCAAAACCCCCAAAATCAAACTAAAACCAATTGCCATACCCACCAGTTCATCTGTGTCTAGTGCTAAAACCCCTACCCCCACATCTGGTTCATCCACTCCAACCTCCACTACAATTGGGAGAATAGGTGCAGTGTCCATTCTGACATCTGGGAATTCTAAAACAGGAACACTTACTCCTCCTCCTGGCAAAGTTAGTAATCCCATTTCAGCAAAAACCCCACCCTCCATAGTGGGATCCTCCAAAACATTTCCCAGCAATAAGAATGTTTCATCTACCTCACAGAAGGCTGCTACCGTGGAGAGAAAGCTCTCTCAAAGCAGTCGATCATCCTTTGGAATGTCCAAAAGCTCAAATGGGAAATACTCCAGTGATCGGAAAAGCAACTCCCCCTCTCTGTCTGGGAGTAAGAGTGGTTTGAACTCTTCTAAGTCATTGAATTCATCCAGTAAAGGACAGTCATCTACGTCCTTTGGCAAGAATTCCACAAATCCCCTTAACTCTGTTTTGTCATTCTTAAATCCTAAAGACAAAGGCCTTTCAAGCCTTCCACGCATTCCTAAAATCAGTTCTGCATCCACATCCAATGTAAACAATACCAAAACAACAGTTTCCATGACAACCATAGCTGTGACAACAACTTCTACCATGGCAACAAGTGTTGCAGGAATGTCAAAAACAACGACTGTCAATTCACATACAGCCACAAAAGTGAGTGTTTCAAATCAGTATCAAGGAGGGATGAATAACTCACCGAATACCCCAGGAACCCCCAAGACTCCTACTAATGGTAGTTTTTCATCTAACACTAAAAGTAATGTAAATGTTACTGCAGGTGCTAAAGGAAATATTCTTGGAGGAAATTCTCCCACAGTGAGAGGTAGCCAATTAGGAAACAGATCTCCAAGCATTAATAATTCCTCCAACAATAAATCACCAAGTAGCACTACTGGAAAATCTCCACTTAGTCATACAAATAAGCCTGGAAATGTGAACAGACAAAATTTCAATTCCAATCCTCCCAAAACTCCTGTTGGTAGTGGTACTTCTCACCCACTTAAGACTCCACCCAGCAGTGGCCATGGTGGTAGTCCCAACATTAACAAGTTAAGTTCCAACACCTCTACTAACAACATGAGCAGGCCCAATCCACAGGTCTCCCCAAGTAACTACACCACCAAAAGTGCTTCAGGGCAATCCATAAGTGCCACAAACTTATCCAGGAATTCTAGTAGTCCGGGTGTGAGTCAATCTCCCACAAGTAAAGCCTTAAACAATGTAACCAAAGCCCATGAATTGTCTGTATCTGTTCTGGCGTCCAGTAAAGTTACAAGTCCTCTCACAGTGAGCTTGGACACTCCACCGAAGACAACTACTAGTTCCATGGTGTCTCCAACTGCTGCCTGCCCCTCCTCCAACTCCAAGATCCGCCCACGAAAAAGCTCTTTATCAGCAGTGATAGATAAGTTGACAAATGCCAAAGTGCCTCATGGATTAGGAGGAGAAACAGGACGACACAATTCTGTGGATGAATCGGAGCAAACCAAACAGAAAGGAGAGAGTCCATCAGCTAGTTTGGATCGATCTAATAGTAATTCAGAGAAACCTGTGTCTGACCTTAAGCACGCCGATTCTAGTGACAAAAATGTTCCTACCAAAGATGTTGTTAGTGGAATTGATAAAAACAAGGATTATAAAATTGTGGATAATTCTAGGAATTTGTTTGCATCGCTTTTAAAAAGTGCTTCAGAAAATTTTTCTTCCAGACATGATAAGGATGACAAAGAAAATGTTGTTAAAAGTGAAGTTAGCAAGAGTATGGATGTGAATGAGGATACAGAATCTAAAAAGGATTTATCTATGCAGATGCTGAGTAAAAAATCACCAAAAATGAGTCCTAAAGTGAATGGTGAGACTTCTTCAACAGCGGATAGTGCTCGCAACAAGGGGGAAGGTGAGGTGTTCAAAGTTCCGACACCGAAAAGTGTAGTTACAATTGACGAGAATGATTGTGAGGACATAGAGAATATCTCTGTGCGACGTAAAGCTAGGATAAGCACCACTAAGCCCGTCCTGAGTCCAGCTAGCTCAGGCGGGAGTCCAGAAAATCTAATCATTGACTGTCAGTCTCCACGACAAAACATCAGCAAGAACAATTCACCAAAATGTGTATTAGACCTTAGTGAGGAAAATAAAAAGCTTTCACCTGTGACAGTGGTCAGTTTGCGACAGAAAACTCACACACCTTCTCCCAAACCTAAACCTTCTCCAAACCCATCTCCCAAACCTGTTCAACACAGCTCGCCAGCGGGATCACTAGAGATAGATGATGATTTGATGAATGAAGCCATCATGGGATTTACAAGCTGA